From the Ignavibacteriales bacterium genome, the window AAATCCCCGGTTGGTCTCGAGCTCCAGCACCCTTACCTGGGGAAACTTTTCCTTTACATAAGCAACTGAGTTATCCTCCGAACTATTATCCACCATTACGACCACATAATTCTTATGTGTCTGCTCGAATAAAGACGGGAAGCAGTCTTTAATATGCTCCAGCCCGTTCCAGTTTGGGATCACTATGTATATCAACTCGTTAATTTTCTTCTCTTTGTAATTTTAGAAAATACCTGTGCTTTTTGAGCCTGTATGACTCTTTTCCACCGAATAGTCGTTTTAGGTTCTCGATTGAAATTATTAAAAATGAATTTATAAAAGTAGATACTTTTAAAAGGAATGTTCTCATCCATCCGTAGTTTTTACTGAAAAAGTATTTCATCCCTGTGATGAATCTCCCGTACAGCCACCAGTTATCTTCCGTTTTAAAGCTCTCTCCGCCTAAATGTGTAACGCGAAGTGAAGTATCTACGCCAAGTTTAAATTTTTTATGTATCTGGTAGCTCAGGTCTACATCCTCAAAAAATAATTTGTAACCTTCATCCATCTTGCCTGCACCTTCAAATATCTCTCTTGTTGTCATAAAGAATGCAAAGGGTATTTGCTCTACTTCTTCTATCTTTCCTGATTTTGTATCTATATCTTGATTTTCGAGGTACCTGTTCATAAGGGACGGGAAACGGTGAAAGAATTTCCCGAATATTGAATGGAATAGAATGAACTGCATCAGCGTCGGATACCTTTGAAAATAATTTCTCTGAAAATTCCCATCTCTTCCGACTAAAAGCGGGCACACTGCCCCTAACTCTTTATCATCCTCGATGTCATTCATTAGTTTTTGTAAAATGCTCTCAGTAAATATTATGTCCGGGTTCATAACAAGAACATATTCACCCGACGTTTTATCATACCCAATATTGTTTGCCCGTGAAAACCCATCATCCTTCTTTAAAAAGATCGCTTCAACATTTGAATATTTCTTCGCTATTTCTTCTATTATCCCTGGTGAGTCATCAGTTGAACCGTTATCAACAATTATCACTTCGAATAATGAGGTATCTTCGTATTTAAAGACCGATTCCACGCATTCCTGCAGGATATTGCCGGTATTAAAATTCACTATTACGAAAGATATTTTCATTCTCTGTTTATTTCCTGTTCGGCTAATTCCAATAATCTGTAATAATGCCTTTTGAAATTAAATAAATTCATGATTCTACTGCCCTTTGTTTTCCCCTTTGCTGTTTCATAATCCTCCATCTTTTTATCGAAAACATCTCCGAACTCCTTATTATGTACCTTTCCTGTCGCATGATAAACGATTACATTTTTTAATAACCCGAATTTAAAACCCTTCGCTATTACCCTGTTAGCGTAGTCTTCGTCCTCCATGAAAAACATTGCGTCCTTATGTTGAGCAAGCTTGCCGATCTTATTGTATACATATCTCGATATCATAAAACACCATCCGCCTGCCGGACCCACTTGCAATGCGATATTGCCGTTATCATATGTTTCGTCTCTATACATCTCATCCGGCTGCTTTGCACCGTCTGTTGTTTCATCCTGTACTACATTCGATGACATGTAGCCCATAGCAGGTATCTTTTTATATGCCTCTACCATTTTCTGAACCCACCCGTCAGGATATTCTATTACATCATCATCTATTCCTATTATGAAATCGCCTCTCGAAAGTTCTATTGCTCTGCCTTTGGCATTTGTACCTATGTTTTCCGGGTGAAATACTACTTTTACCCTTTCATTCCCCTCCAGTGTTTTCAAATACTCTAATGTCTCGTCATTTGAAGCGTTGTCCCATATTATTAACTCATAATTGATATCCCTTATAGTCGGGAGAAGAGCGTTTATGCA encodes:
- a CDS encoding glycosyltransferase family 2 protein; amino-acid sequence: MKISFVIVNFNTGNILQECVESVFKYEDTSLFEVIIVDNGSTDDSPGIIEEIAKKYSNVEAIFLKKDDGFSRANNIGYDKTSGEYVLVMNPDIIFTESILQKLMNDIEDDKELGAVCPLLVGRDGNFQRNYFQRYPTLMQFILFHSIFGKFFHRFPSLMNRYLENQDIDTKSGKIEEVEQIPFAFFMTTREIFEGAGKMDEGYKLFFEDVDLSYQIHKKFKLGVDTSLRVTHLGGESFKTEDNWWLYGRFITGMKYFFSKNYGWMRTFLLKVSTFINSFLIISIENLKRLFGGKESYRLKKHRYFLKLQREEN